CACTTACGTCCCATTCTCCTTTCTCACATCCATCCTGTACGCTATATTTTTCAACGCTACCCTCACATACTACGGAAGCACAGTTGATCTGAACAGGTGGAGCTTCCAGGATCTCGACATCTCTTTCGAAAGTGTTAGAGCAGCCACACTTATTGGTTACCGTCAGTTTTATGTGCTTTACTCCAGCTGTGTTATAGGAGTGAGACGGTTCAAAGGCTGTAGAAGTTGTATTATCCCCAAAATCCCAGAAATAATTGATAATATCCGCCCCTCCATTCTGTTGGGAAAGATTATCAAAATAGATTAAGGTATTTTTACATGCAGTCTTTTCCAGATTCATTAATCTGAACTCAGCAATTGGTGAATTCATTTTTTCGATACACACTGTCTGAGTTTCAGTAGTTCCGTTGCCAAATGTAATGACTGCCTGTACAGAACCTCCTCCTACACTTCCCCAGGTAATATAGCCCTCGATATTTCCTGCTCCGGATGTACCTGCCACCGTTCCTCCGGAAGCAGTCCATTGCACATTGGAAATATTGGTTCCGTTCACTGTATATTTTACAGTACTTCCTTCACAAACACGGACACAATCGCCGGGTTTAATGCTTGGAGAACCAATTGCATTATCGTCTTCTCCTTTTTCTCCTCGGAATTCTTGGCATCCAACTTGGGAATCCCATGTAAGGTGGGTTAACGTTTGTGCCTGTAGTCCCCACGGTACTAAAAGCCAACACAGTAGTAGCCATCTAAAGATGTGCTGCCTACCAAAATAAATGGTGTTTTTCATGGTTATTAAAAATGTATTAATTTTCGTTTGGAAATTAATAAAAAAAATAACACAAAAATCATTTAATAGTGAAAAAGATATAGGTTTTACACACTAAACATCAACAATATACCAATATTCATGTTTATATGTTATTTCACGCACTTTATAGTTATCTGTAATGATCAATTTATTTTTCATTTCCGAATAAAATCAATGTATTTTTTTTGTTTTTAGGTGTATTTTGTAGGAAAAATTTAACCAAAAAGACGCATAAAAATGTTAAATTGAAACCATTAAAAGAAAAATGTTATAAAATTTTAATAAAAAAAGTGAAAAAATTCACTTCAATTATGAAATAGAACTATTGCAATGATAATCTACCCGGCATGGTAAAAAAGAGAATTGAAAAACCTGTTTAAGAATAAGATTAGATCGTAAGGGAAGTTAAAATTCAAAAAAAGGTGTTCTATTTTAAAATTAAGAATATAATCCTGGAAATCTATTATTACTAATAATTTACTTGAAAAATTTCTCTGAATAAGCATAAGTAAACCTTGAAACCTGATATGGAAAGGTTTCATACAAAGAATTGCCTTCATTGAATGAGATTCCTTTTTCAAAACCTTCCTTTGATTCCAAAAATAAAGCCTTGGCTTCTTCTCCTTTGTTTTGTTTGGATAAAGATAAAGCTTTATAATATTTTGCATCAGCAAAACCCTTATAGTGCTTCAATGAAATATCAAAGTATTCTATTGCCTTTGAATAGTTTCCTGTCTCATATTCTATGACTCCTGAATAAAACATTTCATACGGATTTACCACATTATACTTTCTTCCAAAAGAGACCGCTTTTTCCATAAACTGCCTGGACAAATCAAACTGATTCAGTTGCAGGTAGCAGAGTCCCATCCAAAATCCATAGGGATGATCCATCACAACACCATTCTCATTTTCCTTAGACAATTCCTTAAATTCATTTAAGGCACTCGTATAATCTTTCTGAAACAAACACTTTATAAATGCACGATACTCTTTGTAATGATTGGTTTTATCCAACTCCACAGCTTTGTTAAGATACATCATCCCCAGTTCATACTTTTTTTGCTTGAATAAAGGCATTGCTTTTTGCTGCCAGAAAAAAGCTTCCTTAGGCAAAATAACAAGAATAGAATCCAGATATTGCTGGTGCTGAACAGAAAAAATAGAAACCCTGGAATCTTCCCTGATCAGATTCAGGAAGACTTTCTTTTGTGCATCATTCAAATCCTTTGTCATGGTACTACTTTGTGAAAACATAATTATCGGAAAGAAAGAAAGCAAAAAGAGGATTCTCATATCGGGTTTTTTTCAGCAAATTTCTTATACGTAAAGTTATAGGGATGATCCTTGAAATCATAGGATTGATAAAATTCTTTATACTTATTCTTCATTTCCAGCAATTTATTTTTCATCTCTGTAAAAATAAGCATTCCGTATTCATAAAATATATTTTCATCTTTCCCAAATAAATGTTCCAGTAACAATAAGTCATTCTGACACTTAAGAATGTATATGGAAATCCTGCCTAGCACCTCATGCTCCTGTCTGGGATTTAACTTTACATTTGAATACAGCTTATCTAGATTATCAAATATAAAATAATAAGTAAACAATGCATGTACTACTACCTCCAGCGTTCTGGTTTCTACAACATCAATATTCTTACCTATTAATAATTCCTGTAGTGATGTTTCCTTATCAATTTTAAAGAAATTATCATTCTCAAAAAGTATATTGGTTAAAATAACGTGGGCAGACTGATGGGAAATATCATCAATAAAGAATATTTCATCATAATCTTCCTGATAAGAGTTATAGAAAGTAAGCCCGTGAGCGTACTTATGAGAAAAGGAATTCTTATTCATAAAATCAGTATTGAAAACCACACACTTAAAAGCAAATCTTTCAAGCAGTTCAAAGCATTCTGGATTATATTTTTTAATAAATTGATAGGCTTTCGCAAGGTTTCTTCTCTGCTGCTGTGTTACCGTACTAATTTCAACAGACACTACCTGAGAATCTGCATCCGTGAAAAGAGGTTCCAGAAAAGGTAATGGATATTTCAGAAGCTCAATTTTAGTACCATCCAGATATTCAACACCCTCATAAACACTTTCAATTTTGTCACCGTTTAGGAAAACTTCGTAATGAGGTTTACGGATTGTTATCTCTTCAGAAATGCAGTTGGTGGTAAACCATCCTTT
This genomic interval from Chryseobacterium joostei contains the following:
- a CDS encoding tetratricopeptide repeat protein, with protein sequence MRILFLLSFFPIIMFSQSSTMTKDLNDAQKKVFLNLIREDSRVSIFSVQHQQYLDSILVILPKEAFFWQQKAMPLFKQKKYELGMMYLNKAVELDKTNHYKEYRAFIKCLFQKDYTSALNEFKELSKENENGVVMDHPYGFWMGLCYLQLNQFDLSRQFMEKAVSFGRKYNVVNPYEMFYSGVIEYETGNYSKAIEYFDISLKHYKGFADAKYYKALSLSKQNKGEEAKALFLESKEGFEKGISFNEGNSLYETFPYQVSRFTYAYSEKFFK